From Hoeflea sp. 108:
ATTTTAAGAAAATTCGGAACCCGACCGGCATTGAGGCGTTCCCCAATCAGTGCGGCATGCCAGTCGTGCCTATCCCGAAAGGAGAAAAGCGATGAATTGGAACCAGATCGAAGGCAATTGGGAGCAGTTCAAGGGCAAGGTTCAGAGCCATTGGGGCAAGCTCACCGACGACGATCTCGATGTCATCAAAGGCAAGCGCCGCGAACTCGCCGGCCGGCTCCAGGCACGCTACGGCAAGGCCCAGGACGAGGCCGAGAAGGAAATCGACAGCTGGCTGTCGCGGCATTAGCCAAGAACGAGATGCGGCGGGCCAAACGGCCCACGAGGACGAAGCCCCGCTTTTGGCGGGGCTTTTTCTTTGCCACAACCTGGGCGGGAGAAGGCAGAAAACCCCGCACGGGGGGCGGGGTTTTCCGGATGGCCACGATGCGGGCGACCGACGCCGCGGTCAGGCCGTCGCCCGGTACGGCATCAGGAGGGCTCCCAGCAGGTTCTGCCGCCCCAGCCCTGTTGACCCGACATCGTGCCACCTGCGGCCTTGCAGTCCTGGACGAACTTCTTGTTGCAGTCCGGGAACCTGCTTGAGCTGTTCTTGCAATATTTATCTTCGGTCGCGCCGCTGCCGCCGGAGGTCTTGTTGCCACCCGAAGGCTTGTCGCCGCCACCGCCGGGCTTGTCCGAGAAGTCGCCGGGGCCGGAGGGCTTGTCATTGCCGGGCTTGTCGGCGAGGTCGCTCGGGCCTGACGGCCTGTCGCCGCCGCTCGGTCCGGCCGAAATGCTGCCGGCATTGGCGCTGCCGATGGCGCCGGCAAGGAGAAGCACTGCAGTGAGGATGGTGATCTTGGTCTTCATGACTATTCCCTTTTCGAGGTTGCGTTTCGGGGGCGCGGAAACCTTGTTTCCACGTCGGAACGTCGTTTCGTTTTCGGGTTCCCCCCGGGGTTGATCGGGCAAGCTCACCTCGCCCTGGACATGGCTAGGTCGCAGCGGCCGGGGGAAAGGTTCAAAAGGGGGCGAAGATTTTTTGAAGTGCGTTTGCGCGGGTGATTTTCAGCTGCGGCAGGGGCCTGTTTCTGGACCGTTGCTGAGGTGGCAAAGTCACGGCATGGATCCCCGACGCTCTCCGCTCGCTGTCGCTCGCTCACGAGGTCGAGGATGACGGTGATGCGGCGGTTGCTCGCCAATCGCCAAGCGTTCAGACAGGTGGACGTGCTCAGACCAGATCAGACAGCGGGATGTTCTCAGATCAGTTGGGTCGGCCCTCTTGGCCTTATCAGACCGCTTCCGGTTGGCAGGCGCCCCCTCCAGCCGTCATCCTCGTGCCCGTAGCGGCGTGAGCCGCGAAGGGTCACGGGGGTCCATGCCGTGACCTCGCAACTGTCGCGACGGACCAGGAAGTTGTTGCAGCCGGTCGAGTGCCCGACTTGGCGCGCGACGAGGCCGGTCAGCTCGCGTTGCGCGCCGAAAACTCCGCAATGCGGGCGTGAACGGCCGTCGGCACCGTGATTCCCTCCACCTCGGAACGAGCCCGTGCCGCAGCTTTCGCCGGGCCGGGGATGTGCACGCCGAAGCTGCCGGACAGTCGGCCGAGCTGCTCGCGCATGCGGCTTTCGAAACCGGGATCGAACAGTTTGGGGTCGAGGGCGACGATGAACAGTCCGGTGCCCGGGGTCTGGTCGCCCACGGTGATCGACGGCGCATCGATGGACCAGTTGGCGCCGGAAACGCCGGCAGCCAACACCTCGACCATCAGCGCGACATTGGCGCCGCGCGCGCCGCCGAAGGCAAGCAGCACGCCCTTCATCGCCTTTTTGGCGTCGGTGGTGGGCTTGCCCTTGGCGTCGAGCGCCCAGCCCTCGGGGATTTCCTCGCCCGATTGCGCCGCCTGGCGCACGTTGACGAAGGCGGTTGCGCTCGACGATTGGTCGATGACCAGCGGCGGCCCGTCGGCGGCAGGTGCCGCTAGCGACATCGGGTTGGTGCAGTAGACCGGCTTGATCGAGCCGGAGCCGGCGACGAGCGCCGGGCCGTTGGTGGCT
This genomic window contains:
- a CDS encoding CsbD family protein, with the translated sequence MNWNQIEGNWEQFKGKVQSHWGKLTDDDLDVIKGKRRELAGRLQARYGKAQDEAEKEIDSWLSRH
- a CDS encoding Ldh family oxidoreductase, whose product is MTATKSETKLETVTLSLDEARALCISAAIGAGASKETASSIALAAVAAEADGQASVGLSHYIDYLESLEAGRIDGKIEPIVSRPALAIYLADAQGGAAHTAFDRSFDEIAKAARLFGVTVFAQKNAYTCGALGYFTGRLAEAGLVAIAATNGPALVAGSGSIKPVYCTNPMSLAAPAADGPPLVIDQSSSATAFVNVRQAAQSGEEIPEGWALDAKGKPTTDAKKAMKGVLLAFGGARGANVALMVEVLAAGVSGANWSIDAPSITVGDQTPGTGLFIVALDPKLFDPGFESRMREQLGRLSGSFGVHIPGPAKAAARARSEVEGITVPTAVHARIAEFSARNAS